From the genome of Acidobacteriota bacterium, one region includes:
- a CDS encoding class I SAM-dependent methyltransferase, whose translation MNCPLCKHPGKLFFRNDFFACDGCSGLYRNKTFYPTPEEERKRYEEHNNDVHDENFRKFVSPVTRHVLAHFRPDHRGLDFGSGTGPVVSEVLKGKGYDIRQYDPFFADDPALLRENYDYIVCCEVMEHFHDPDAEFRMLHRLLKSTGHLICMTHLYGERIEFKRWYYKEDKTHVFIYHRDTIRHIAGNYAFKDYSIDDRLIVFQK comes from the coding sequence ATGAACTGTCCGCTCTGCAAACACCCCGGAAAACTTTTTTTCAGAAACGATTTCTTTGCCTGTGACGGCTGCTCGGGCCTCTATAGAAACAAAACGTTCTATCCGACTCCGGAAGAGGAGCGGAAAAGATACGAAGAGCACAACAACGATGTCCATGACGAAAATTTCCGGAAATTCGTCTCCCCCGTCACCCGGCATGTGCTCGCCCATTTCCGGCCCGATCATCGCGGCCTCGATTTCGGCTCGGGAACCGGGCCCGTGGTCTCCGAGGTCCTCAAAGGGAAGGGCTATGACATCCGCCAATACGACCCGTTTTTCGCCGACGACCCGGCGCTTCTCAGGGAAAACTATGACTACATCGTGTGCTGTGAAGTCATGGAGCATTTTCACGATCCGGACGCGGAATTCCGGATGTTGCACAGGCTTCTGAAGTCAACCGGTCATTTGATCTGCATGACGCATTTGTATGGCGAGCGGATCGAATTCAAGCGCTGGTATTACAAAGAGGACAAGACCCACGTTTTCATCTATCACCGCGATACGATCCGGCACATCGCCGGGAATTATGCGTTCAAGGATTATTCCATCGACGACAGACTGATCGTCTTTCAAAAATAG
- a CDS encoding ABC transporter ATP-binding protein — translation MEHMPIIQIRGLVKRFPMGKGEFTALRDIDLDFGKGEFAGLIGPSGSGKTTLLNIVGSLDVPTEGQVTVLGQSVGDLNPREAARLRKESIGFIFQSYNLLQVHTVFENVEFPLLLLKLNGSERRKMVMDALEWVGLTDKVKSKPPQLSGGESQRVAIARAMVKRPALVLADEPTANLDAANSHNILKTMETLNRELQTTLLFATHDDKVIGYLRRKIHLFDGRVDKDEIVRKD, via the coding sequence ATGGAACACATGCCCATCATTCAAATCCGCGGCCTCGTCAAACGCTTTCCCATGGGAAAGGGGGAATTTACGGCTCTCCGGGACATCGACCTCGATTTCGGCAAGGGCGAGTTTGCCGGCCTGATCGGTCCCAGCGGATCCGGCAAGACAACCCTGCTTAATATCGTCGGCTCGCTCGATGTCCCGACCGAGGGGCAAGTGACCGTACTGGGTCAATCGGTCGGCGACCTCAATCCAAGAGAAGCCGCCCGGCTCCGCAAGGAGAGCATCGGATTCATCTTCCAGAGCTACAACCTGCTGCAGGTACACACGGTCTTCGAAAACGTGGAATTCCCTCTGCTTCTCCTGAAGCTCAACGGTTCTGAACGCCGGAAGATGGTCATGGATGCCCTGGAATGGGTGGGGCTCACGGACAAGGTGAAGTCCAAGCCGCCCCAACTCTCGGGGGGCGAGAGCCAGCGGGTGGCCATCGCCCGGGCCATGGTCAAGCGGCCCGCGTTGGTGCTGGCCGACGAACCGACGGCCAACCTGGACGCGGCCAACTCGCACAATATCCTGAAAACCATGGAAACCCTCAATAGGGAACTCCAAACGACTCTCCTGTTTGCCACGCACGACGATAAGGTCATCGGCTACCTGCGCCGCAAGATCCATCTGTTCGACGGCCGGGTCGACAAGGACGAAATCGTCCGGAAGGACTAG
- a CDS encoding FtsX-like permease family protein, which produces MKLAFKLAFRNLIGAGLRTWLNVFILSLAFVSIIWVKGILVGWDHQAKMDMTHYEIGGGQYWQETYDPYDPLTLDISHAPVPAEFEEEIQAGGMEPVLVVPGHIFPQGRMLSIMIKGINPGQTIWKLPTDSLESPTDAVPAFIGMATAESARLDVGDRVTVRWRDAQGTFDAAEIDIMAIFSSNVPSAEAGQIYVPLERLRRMTGLEKRATILTFRDREAPRPEIPSWTLKTWTELTRQVDDMIRAKSVGQSIFYAMLLLLAMLAVFDTQVFSIFRRQKEIGTYIALGYTRGEVVGLFTVEGAMHSVLAAFVAALYGLPFLAWQAKVGWTMPMDVSEFGMSIAQTLYPVYTAGLVVSTTLLVTVTTAVVSYLPSRKIAKMNPTDALRGKLQ; this is translated from the coding sequence GTGAAACTCGCATTCAAACTGGCCTTTCGCAACCTGATCGGCGCCGGGCTGCGCACATGGCTCAATGTCTTCATCCTGTCCTTGGCCTTCGTGTCGATCATCTGGGTCAAGGGCATCCTGGTCGGGTGGGACCACCAGGCCAAGATGGACATGACGCACTATGAGATCGGCGGCGGGCAGTACTGGCAGGAAACCTACGATCCCTACGATCCGCTGACGCTCGACATCAGCCACGCTCCCGTTCCCGCCGAATTCGAGGAGGAAATTCAGGCCGGCGGCATGGAGCCCGTCCTGGTCGTGCCGGGACATATTTTCCCTCAGGGCCGCATGCTCTCGATTATGATCAAAGGCATCAACCCGGGTCAGACCATCTGGAAGCTGCCGACGGACAGCCTCGAATCGCCGACGGATGCCGTCCCCGCCTTTATCGGCATGGCCACGGCCGAGAGCGCCCGTCTCGACGTAGGCGACCGCGTCACCGTCCGCTGGCGCGATGCTCAAGGGACCTTCGATGCCGCGGAAATCGATATCATGGCCATCTTCTCCTCCAATGTGCCGTCGGCCGAGGCCGGGCAGATCTATGTTCCGCTTGAACGCCTGCGCCGGATGACCGGTCTCGAAAAGCGGGCGACGATTCTCACCTTCCGCGACAGAGAGGCGCCCCGGCCTGAAATCCCGAGCTGGACCCTGAAAACCTGGACGGAACTCACCCGCCAGGTCGATGACATGATCCGGGCCAAGTCCGTCGGGCAGTCGATTTTCTATGCCATGTTGCTGCTGCTGGCCATGCTGGCCGTTTTCGACACTCAGGTGTTTTCCATATTCCGGCGCCAGAAGGAGATCGGCACGTATATTGCCCTGGGTTATACGCGCGGCGAAGTGGTCGGGTTGTTCACCGTGGAAGGCGCCATGCACTCCGTGCTGGCGGCATTCGTCGCCGCGCTCTACGGACTTCCCTTCCTTGCATGGCAGGCCAAGGTCGGCTGGACCATGCCCATGGATGTGAGCGAATTCGGCATGTCGATCGCACAGACCCTCTATCCCGTCTACACGGCCGGCCTTGTGGTGTCGACGACGCTCCTGGTGACCGTGACCACGGCCGTTGTCAGCTACCTGCCTTCGCGAAAGATCGCCAAGATGAATCCCACGGACGCCCTGAGAGGGAAGCTCCAATGA
- a CDS encoding FtsX-like permease family protein — MIRFLIKGLIRDRSRSLLPVIVVTAGVMLTVAMHAYIKGFMGDSIELNAKFSYGHVKVMTRAYAEEADLIPNDLALVGTAALKEELAEKFPGMVWAPRIRFAGLVDVPDEQGETRAQGPAMGLGLDLLSGDSREIERLDLGRAVVRGSLPEVRGQALLSEVFSRRLNIEPGDSFTLIASDMGGGLAMRNFEVAGTLSFGVEIMDRGTIILDIEDARLALNMADAAGEILGFLPGSFYDDAEARKTADVFNAAYAGDSDEFAPVMKSLSGQGTLGTYVQFADVWANYISLVFVGVMGLVLWNAGLLGGLRRYGEVGVRLAMGEEKGHVYGAMIVESVFIGIAGSVIGTALGLFIAGVIQKYGINIEGLMEGASLMFPTVIRTRITPVSYYIGFIPGLAATVIGTALSGIGIFKRQTARLFKELET, encoded by the coding sequence ATGATCAGGTTCCTGATTAAAGGGCTCATCCGCGACAGAAGCCGCAGCCTCCTGCCGGTCATCGTGGTGACCGCCGGAGTCATGTTGACGGTGGCGATGCATGCCTATATCAAAGGCTTCATGGGGGATTCCATCGAGTTGAACGCCAAGTTCTCCTACGGTCACGTGAAGGTCATGACCCGGGCTTACGCCGAGGAGGCCGACCTGATCCCCAACGACCTGGCCCTGGTCGGAACGGCCGCCCTGAAGGAAGAGCTTGCGGAAAAATTCCCGGGCATGGTTTGGGCTCCGCGCATTCGGTTCGCCGGGCTGGTCGACGTGCCCGACGAACAGGGGGAAACCCGAGCCCAGGGGCCGGCCATGGGACTCGGCCTGGACCTTCTGTCGGGAGATTCCCGTGAAATCGAGCGGCTCGATCTCGGGCGCGCCGTCGTCAGGGGAAGTCTGCCGGAGGTTCGGGGTCAGGCGCTCCTGAGTGAGGTTTTTTCCCGGAGACTGAACATTGAGCCCGGTGATTCCTTCACCCTCATTGCATCCGACATGGGCGGCGGCTTGGCGATGCGTAATTTCGAGGTTGCCGGAACGCTGTCGTTCGGTGTCGAGATCATGGACCGGGGAACGATCATTCTGGACATCGAGGATGCCCGGCTGGCCCTGAACATGGCCGACGCCGCCGGCGAAATCCTCGGGTTTCTTCCCGGAAGTTTTTACGATGATGCCGAAGCCCGAAAGACGGCGGATGTATTCAATGCGGCTTATGCCGGGGATTCCGACGAATTCGCGCCGGTGATGAAGTCCTTGAGCGGCCAGGGCACTTTGGGAACCTACGTTCAATTCGCCGACGTCTGGGCGAACTATATCTCGCTGGTGTTCGTCGGAGTCATGGGTCTCGTCTTGTGGAACGCCGGTCTCCTGGGCGGGCTGCGCAGGTACGGCGAGGTGGGCGTCCGCCTGGCCATGGGAGAGGAAAAGGGACACGTTTACGGCGCCATGATCGTCGAGTCCGTCTTCATCGGGATCGCCGGCTCTGTGATCGGAACGGCCCTGGGGCTTTTCATCGCGGGCGTCATCCAGAAATACGGCATCAACATCGAGGGGCTGATGGAAGGGGCATCCCTGATGTTCCCCACCGTCATCCGCACCCGCATTACGCCGGTGTCCTATTATATCGGCTTCATTCCCGGGTTGGCCGCAACCGTGATCGGGACGGCGCTTTCGGGCATCGGAATCTTCAAGAGGCAGACGGCGCGGCTCTTCAAGGAGCTGGAGACGTGA
- a CDS encoding outer membrane lipoprotein-sorting protein produces the protein MNKVKTYLLLLGLTAMAAAAFAQAGGGLDADAILERVDRNMFSENRIVESSMTVHGRRGSRTMTMRTYSVGDRQSFTEYLSPPREAGTKMLKLEDRLWIYSPSTDRIIQISGHMLRQSVMGSDLSYEDMMEDRKLTDVYDAELVGEETVDGRAAHVLHLKARVADVAYDVRRIWIDAERYAPLREELFAKSGQLLKRTEFSEVKKIEGRWFPTVVLFKDMLKQGDGTEFRMTDIKFDQDIPDHIFSKASLR, from the coding sequence ATGAATAAGGTAAAAACATATCTTTTATTATTGGGGTTGACGGCGATGGCCGCCGCGGCGTTTGCCCAGGCGGGCGGAGGGCTTGACGCCGACGCCATCCTGGAGCGCGTCGACCGCAACATGTTTTCCGAGAACCGCATCGTGGAGTCGAGCATGACCGTTCACGGGCGGCGGGGGAGCCGCACGATGACCATGCGCACTTATTCCGTGGGGGATCGGCAGTCGTTCACCGAGTATCTCTCGCCTCCCCGCGAGGCCGGAACCAAGATGCTGAAGCTGGAGGACCGGCTCTGGATCTACTCACCGTCCACCGATCGCATCATCCAGATCTCCGGCCATATGCTCCGCCAGTCCGTCATGGGCTCTGATCTTTCATACGAAGACATGATGGAGGACCGCAAGCTCACCGACGTCTATGACGCCGAACTTGTCGGAGAGGAAACCGTCGATGGCCGCGCGGCCCATGTGCTGCACCTCAAGGCCCGAGTCGCCGATGTCGCCTATGACGTGCGCCGGATCTGGATCGACGCCGAGCGCTATGCGCCTTTGCGGGAGGAGCTTTTCGCCAAGAGCGGACAATTGCTGAAACGCACGGAATTCTCCGAGGTCAAAAAGATCGAGGGGCGCTGGTTTCCGACCGTCGTGCTTTTCAAGGATATGCTGAAACAGGGCGACGGCACCGAGTTTCGGATGACCGACATCAAGTTCGACCAGGATATCCCGGATCATATTTTCAGCAAAGCCTCGCTGAGGTAA
- a CDS encoding glycosyltransferase — MKQAGVDSLNEYTGEASLSRSRKKLTIDLPFLKVTSDPLAVFLILLASAGIIFMAVKIEIFQFWAEFLRSTTLLRLATYPLIVSALIIFSGIIFRTIIWVRYRPMTAAPGEKIDWPTVSVIMPALNEEKLISRSIDSIFESDYPAGKIEVVCINDGSTDGTLSHMLRAREKYGKRLTVIDFKKNLGKRKAFYSGLKKSTGGIVLTMDTDSKIGRSALRNIVLPLIREPETGCVAGRVAVLNEKENLLTRMLAIRYAISFDFGRAYQSVYGAVFCCPGALTAYRRTLLMSFIHEWLNQRFLNAPCRHGEDRALTTLVLRSGHMVRYQSNALVYTRVPTRVGEMNRMYLRWTRSYLRESVVFARFMFLPYRKKNRVLPVLDFIFLNILHPFHLFSLALIVYSFYISPLFIVRHMAFLVVAAFLLSLYYLRTQRSVAFLYGIPYALMTAFMLWWIVPVAALTIRDQSWMTR, encoded by the coding sequence ATGAAACAGGCAGGAGTCGATTCTTTGAATGAGTATACCGGGGAGGCGTCTTTATCGCGGTCCCGGAAAAAGCTGACCATCGATCTGCCTTTCCTCAAGGTCACAAGCGATCCCCTGGCCGTCTTTCTCATTCTGCTGGCCAGCGCTGGGATCATCTTCATGGCCGTCAAAATCGAAATCTTTCAGTTTTGGGCCGAGTTCCTCCGGTCCACGACACTTCTCCGCCTGGCCACCTATCCTCTCATCGTTTCGGCCCTGATCATTTTTTCGGGAATCATCTTCCGGACGATCATCTGGGTGCGTTATCGGCCCATGACCGCGGCGCCCGGCGAAAAGATCGACTGGCCCACGGTGTCCGTCATCATGCCGGCCCTCAACGAGGAGAAACTCATCTCGCGATCCATCGATTCGATCTTCGAATCCGACTACCCGGCCGGCAAAATCGAAGTCGTCTGCATCAACGACGGCTCGACCGACGGCACCCTGAGCCACATGCTGCGGGCCCGGGAGAAATACGGGAAGCGGTTGACCGTCATTGATTTCAAAAAGAATCTCGGCAAGCGCAAGGCCTTTTATTCCGGTCTCAAGAAGTCAACGGGCGGGATCGTGCTCACCATGGATACGGACAGCAAGATCGGCCGGAGCGCTCTCCGCAACATCGTTCTGCCTCTCATCCGAGAGCCCGAGACCGGCTGCGTGGCCGGGCGGGTGGCCGTGCTCAACGAAAAGGAAAATCTTCTGACCCGGATGCTGGCCATCCGCTATGCGATCTCCTTCGATTTCGGGCGTGCCTATCAGAGCGTCTACGGCGCCGTCTTCTGCTGTCCCGGAGCGCTCACGGCCTACCGCCGGACGCTCCTCATGTCCTTTATCCACGAGTGGCTCAATCAGCGCTTCCTCAATGCCCCCTGCCGCCACGGCGAAGACCGGGCCCTGACGACGCTGGTCCTGAGGTCCGGCCATATGGTTCGCTATCAGTCGAACGCCCTGGTCTATACCCGGGTTCCGACCCGGGTCGGCGAAATGAACCGGATGTATCTGCGCTGGACGAGAAGCTACCTCCGGGAATCCGTGGTTTTCGCCCGCTTCATGTTCCTTCCTTACCGGAAAAAGAACCGCGTTCTGCCTGTTCTCGACTTCATCTTTCTCAATATTCTCCATCCCTTCCATCTTTTCTCGCTGGCGCTCATTGTCTATTCGTTCTATATCAGCCCTCTGTTCATCGTCCGGCATATGGCCTTCCTGGTCGTCGCCGCCTTCCTCCTGTCGCTCTATTACCTGAGGACGCAGAGGAGCGTCGCCTTTCTTTACGGGATTCCCTATGCCCTGATGACGGCTTTCATGCTGTGGTGGATCGTCCCGGTGGCCGCGCTGACCATCCGGGATCAATCCTGGATGACCCGCTGA
- a CDS encoding tRNA-dihydrouridine synthase: MNVPLRPLRIGRILIDFPVILASLAGYSDLAYRTICRSCSAPYAATEALLDRFLIADGKLRRRNLMTDAGDRPVAAQLMGIDPEVMAAAAAVVTDTGFDVVDLNFACPVRKVTGRGRGGAFMNRPEQALAVIREVVRAVPKNPVTVKLRRSFLEDDTESSAFWTIARGAFDAGVAAVCVHARSVEAKYRGRADWSFLARVKSAFPDGTVIGSGDVHTAADALDMIRQTGVDGVACARGSIGNPWIFRQARDLAAGFEPHTPSLTEQRTLIERHYALLIDHYGPEFALRRIRNLGIRYSRLHPDSVRLRDAVIAVRTESDRLRVMETFYGV; the protein is encoded by the coding sequence ATGAACGTCCCTCTGAGACCTCTCCGCATCGGCCGGATTCTGATCGACTTCCCCGTCATCCTGGCATCTTTGGCCGGATACAGCGATCTCGCCTATCGGACGATCTGTCGATCCTGTTCCGCACCCTACGCCGCGACCGAGGCCCTCCTCGACCGCTTCCTCATCGCCGACGGCAAACTGCGCCGCAGAAACCTGATGACGGATGCCGGCGACCGGCCCGTCGCCGCACAACTCATGGGCATCGATCCCGAAGTCATGGCCGCCGCGGCGGCCGTTGTAACCGACACCGGGTTCGACGTCGTCGACCTCAACTTCGCCTGCCCCGTGCGCAAGGTGACGGGCCGGGGTCGCGGCGGTGCCTTCATGAACCGCCCGGAGCAGGCCTTGGCCGTCATCCGCGAGGTCGTTCGGGCCGTCCCGAAAAACCCCGTGACGGTCAAGCTGCGCCGTTCCTTCCTCGAGGACGACACCGAGTCCTCCGCCTTCTGGACAATCGCCCGGGGTGCCTTCGACGCCGGCGTCGCGGCCGTCTGTGTTCACGCCCGGTCGGTCGAAGCCAAGTATCGCGGCCGGGCCGACTGGAGCTTTCTGGCCCGTGTCAAAAGCGCATTTCCCGACGGCACTGTGATCGGCTCGGGAGACGTCCATACGGCGGCCGACGCCCTGGACATGATCCGGCAAACAGGTGTCGACGGCGTCGCCTGCGCCCGTGGTTCGATTGGCAATCCCTGGATCTTCCGCCAGGCCCGGGACCTTGCGGCCGGGTTTGAGCCCCACACGCCCTCCCTCACCGAACAGCGCACCCTCATCGAGCGCCATTATGCCCTTCTGATCGACCACTACGGCCCGGAGTTCGCTCTGCGCCGCATCCGCAATCTCGGCATCCGCTATTCCCGGCTCCATCCCGATTCGGTCCGGCTTCGGGATGCCGTGATCGCCGTCCGGACGGAGTCCGACCGCTTGCGGGTGATGGAGACGTTTTACGGCGTTTGA
- a CDS encoding CHAT domain-containing protein: MPKPRFQQAAVLIYLAWLFPFTAVAAAPRPDNSDSGLLSRVQHAESMKSGGFYQEAISAFKEVIELARRPGNKDVAWSARFSLGFLYWNIGQIDDSETLFQAAFEAAADSMRSDAFEISRDALMTVRTYQQARTDYNRDDLAAARTGFKEGIRMAEALNFPEFQVKFLRQLGMVSWAESRYPEFHDLNQRALAVARALNHNLEISRCLNNIGLYFWKIDEYEQALAAYEESLRLAQDTSNMRTEADGLHNISMIYIELGYFDRAIDYATRSLELEIALGNTGNLAIEYSNIGTIYRRLSQWTENPDDSDKALAYFAKGLDFARASGSQIQETILLNNIATVLSDLKKFGEAKARLLEALAIAEELRDRENLGTIHTNLGIVHYHLGRLEESTRFYQKAIDIALEFQSGKILWEAYLELGNALAGQDKFEEAAENYRRSIAVIEDIRSSINIEEHKAGFIGTDKRLDAYHRLIALLARLHNTHPNGTHAGEAFQILERAKARAFLDSLEVSDVTLSHGPSIQQANREKELAREISAVYTAMLAPELSWEHSQQLINRLDELEDDLKALMREIREQNPAYADLKYPKTLTIKEARRFLPRRNTVYLSFSIGREESWAFALGPSSLKIYPLPSRQVLQNLVFEHRKAVSDRDNRDFSAGARLYRELVEPGLPAGVANIVVVPDDVLHLLPFETLRTGDNPEAWLIEKAAVSYVPSLSVLHQIRERRRANSRFNKDLLAVGDPDYGENSEVEDSDILDDARAILPFPSSFARLRYSRRETERISALFRPDRTDTVLGPDATESAVKSAPLSEYRIIHFAAHGVIDDKKPGRSSIILTINDDASEDGFLQMREIFNLRMNAELVVLSACKTGLGRFIRGEGIEGLARAFFYSGASSVVMSLWAVNDEATSLLMERFYLHLRSSRTLAGALRTAKLEMIRSETANHPYYWAGFILTGKSDTTPFANPWRLSAVILVSLLAGVIALVVLGKRARRHTLRTVPHRPSAPHT; encoded by the coding sequence ATGCCGAAACCACGTTTTCAACAAGCGGCTGTTCTCATTTACCTGGCCTGGTTGTTTCCGTTCACTGCCGTGGCCGCCGCGCCGCGGCCGGATAATTCCGACTCCGGCCTTCTCTCCCGGGTTCAACATGCGGAATCCATGAAATCCGGGGGTTTCTATCAGGAGGCCATTTCCGCCTTCAAAGAAGTCATTGAGCTCGCCCGCCGCCCCGGGAATAAGGATGTCGCCTGGAGCGCCCGCTTCTCTCTTGGTTTTCTCTACTGGAACATCGGCCAAATCGATGACTCCGAGACGCTCTTTCAGGCGGCCTTTGAAGCGGCGGCGGATTCCATGCGATCCGATGCCTTCGAGATATCCCGCGACGCCCTGATGACAGTCCGGACTTACCAGCAAGCCCGAACCGATTACAACCGGGATGATTTGGCTGCGGCCCGGACAGGTTTCAAGGAAGGCATTCGCATGGCCGAAGCCCTGAATTTCCCCGAATTCCAGGTCAAGTTTCTCCGGCAGCTCGGCATGGTGTCCTGGGCCGAAAGCCGATATCCCGAATTCCATGATTTGAACCAACGGGCTCTCGCCGTCGCCAGGGCGCTCAATCACAACCTGGAGATCAGCCGATGCCTCAACAACATCGGTCTCTATTTCTGGAAGATCGACGAATACGAACAAGCGCTGGCCGCCTACGAAGAGTCGCTTCGCCTGGCCCAGGATACATCGAACATGCGGACCGAAGCCGACGGCCTTCACAACATCAGCATGATATACATCGAATTGGGCTATTTCGACAGGGCCATCGATTACGCGACGCGGTCCCTGGAACTGGAGATCGCCCTGGGCAATACCGGCAACCTGGCCATCGAATACAGCAATATCGGAACCATATACAGGCGGCTCTCGCAATGGACCGAAAACCCCGACGATTCCGATAAAGCGCTGGCTTACTTCGCGAAGGGGCTGGACTTCGCCAGGGCTTCCGGATCCCAAATCCAGGAAACCATTCTCCTCAACAATATCGCGACAGTGCTCTCCGACCTGAAGAAATTCGGCGAGGCCAAAGCCCGCCTTCTCGAGGCTCTGGCCATTGCCGAAGAGCTCCGGGATAGGGAGAATCTGGGGACAATCCACACCAACCTGGGCATCGTTCACTATCACCTCGGTCGCCTGGAGGAGTCCACGCGCTTCTACCAGAAGGCCATCGACATCGCTCTCGAATTTCAGTCCGGGAAAATCCTCTGGGAGGCTTACCTTGAGCTGGGCAACGCTCTGGCCGGACAAGACAAATTCGAGGAGGCCGCCGAAAACTACCGCCGCTCAATCGCCGTCATCGAGGATATCCGCTCGTCTATCAACATCGAGGAACATAAAGCCGGGTTCATCGGCACGGACAAGAGACTCGACGCCTATCACCGCCTCATCGCCCTGCTGGCCCGCCTTCACAACACCCATCCGAACGGAACCCACGCCGGCGAAGCTTTCCAGATCCTGGAAAGGGCAAAAGCACGGGCTTTTCTCGACAGCCTGGAAGTCTCCGACGTGACCCTCAGCCACGGGCCCAGCATTCAGCAGGCCAACCGCGAGAAGGAGCTGGCCCGGGAGATCTCAGCCGTCTACACGGCGATGTTGGCACCTGAACTATCCTGGGAGCACAGCCAACAGCTCATCAACCGCCTGGATGAACTCGAGGACGATCTCAAGGCCTTAATGCGGGAAATTCGGGAGCAAAACCCGGCCTATGCCGACCTCAAGTATCCCAAGACCCTGACGATCAAGGAGGCCCGAAGATTTCTGCCTCGCCGGAACACCGTCTACCTGTCCTTTTCCATCGGGCGGGAGGAATCCTGGGCCTTCGCCCTCGGCCCGTCCTCCCTGAAAATCTATCCCCTGCCGTCACGCCAGGTCCTCCAGAATCTCGTCTTTGAGCATCGGAAAGCCGTTTCCGACAGGGATAACCGGGATTTTTCAGCCGGCGCCCGATTGTACCGGGAGCTTGTCGAACCCGGTCTCCCGGCCGGAGTCGCGAACATCGTCGTCGTCCCTGACGATGTGCTTCACCTCCTGCCCTTCGAAACCCTGCGGACGGGCGACAATCCAGAGGCCTGGCTGATCGAAAAAGCCGCCGTTTCCTACGTTCCGTCTCTCTCCGTCCTCCACCAAATTCGGGAACGCCGGCGGGCGAACAGCCGCTTCAACAAGGACCTCCTGGCCGTCGGCGACCCGGATTACGGGGAAAACTCCGAAGTCGAAGACTCCGATATCCTCGATGACGCCAGAGCCATCCTGCCCTTCCCTTCCTCCTTCGCCCGCCTGCGCTACAGCCGCCGGGAAACGGAGCGGATTTCGGCCCTGTTCAGGCCGGACCGAACGGACACCGTCCTGGGCCCGGACGCCACGGAAAGCGCCGTCAAATCCGCCCCCCTCTCCGAATACCGGATCATCCATTTCGCCGCCCACGGCGTCATCGACGACAAGAAGCCGGGCCGCTCCTCCATCATTCTGACCATCAACGACGACGCCTCTGAAGACGGATTTCTTCAAATGCGGGAGATCTTCAACCTGAGAATGAACGCCGAGCTGGTCGTTCTTTCGGCCTGCAAGACCGGTCTGGGCCGATTCATCCGGGGCGAAGGCATCGAGGGACTGGCCCGGGCCTTTTTCTATTCCGGCGCATCTTCCGTGGTCATGAGTCTCTGGGCGGTCAACGACGAAGCGACCTCTCTGCTCATGGAGCGTTTTTACCTCCACCTCCGGTCGTCGCGCACCCTGGCCGGTGCCTTGAGAACGGCCAAACTGGAGATGATCCGGTCCGAGACCGCCAATCATCCCTACTACTGGGCGGGATTCATCCTCACCGGCAAATCCGACACCACGCCTTTTGCAAACCCCTGGCGCCTCTCCGCCGTCATCCTGGTTTCTCTTCTCGCAGGCGTTATTGCACTCGTCGTCCTGGGAAAACGCGCCCGACGGCACACACTCCGGACCGTACCGCATCGCCCCTCCGCCCCCCACACATGA
- the ndk gene encoding nucleoside-diphosphate kinase encodes MEKTLGIIKPDAVRKKVVGRILQRIEDEGFRIAGMRLVRLTKEEAEEFYAVHKDKPFFGSVTDFMSSGDVVVLLLEKENAIADWRKIMGATDPALAEPGTLRREFGFSIERNAVHGSDSRTTAEFETGYFFI; translated from the coding sequence CTGGAAAAAACACTGGGCATCATCAAGCCCGACGCAGTGAGGAAAAAGGTGGTCGGCCGGATTCTCCAGAGAATCGAGGACGAAGGGTTCCGGATTGCCGGCATGAGACTCGTCCGCCTGACCAAAGAGGAAGCCGAAGAGTTCTATGCCGTCCACAAGGACAAGCCGTTTTTCGGAAGCGTAACGGACTTCATGTCCTCCGGGGACGTCGTCGTCCTCCTGCTGGAAAAAGAGAATGCCATCGCCGACTGGCGGAAGATCATGGGGGCGACCGATCCGGCCCTTGCGGAGCCGGGAACCCTGCGTCGGGAATTCGGGTTTTCCATCGAGAGAAACGCCGTTCATGGATCGGACAGCCGCACGACCGCCGAATTCGAGACCGGCTACTTTTTTATTTAG